A stretch of the Streptococcus himalayensis genome encodes the following:
- the dnaX gene encoding DNA polymerase III subunit gamma/tau: MYQALYRKYRSQTFGQMVGQDVIATTLKQAVEQDKISHAYLFSGPRGTGKTSAAKIFAKAMNCPNQVGGEPCNDCYICQSITDGILEDVIEIDAASNNGVDEIRDIRDKSTYAPSMAKHKVYIIDEVHMLSTGAFNALLKTLEEPTENVVFILATTELHKIPATILSRLQRFEFKAIKTKAIEEHLATVLAAEGLAFEDEALSLVARRAEGGMRDALSILDQALSLAQGQPLSVAIAEEMTGSISLAALDQYVAALLQYEANQALEQLNLIFDNGKNMARFVTDLLQYLRDLLIVQTGGENTHTSDIFQENLSAPKERIFSMIDQATDSLGEIKTSLQPKIYTEMMTIKLASKKEASTHSDDLADEILQLKKEIAVLKEELAQLGTAPIAKKTATTPATTKSSKGYRVDRSKVYAILQEAVENPDLARKNLIRLQESWGEIIESLAGPDKALLIGSQPVAANERHAILAFESAFHAEQTMKRDNLNTMFGNLLSRAAGFSPDILALSMEDWTQIRAEFSAKARSQKQGEQEPEAREESLIPDGFEFLADTITVQED, from the coding sequence ATGTACCAAGCCCTCTATCGCAAGTATCGTAGCCAGACCTTTGGACAAATGGTGGGGCAGGACGTGATTGCGACAACGCTCAAACAGGCTGTGGAGCAGGACAAGATCAGCCATGCCTATCTGTTTTCAGGACCTCGTGGGACAGGAAAGACCAGTGCGGCAAAGATATTTGCCAAGGCCATGAACTGCCCCAACCAAGTGGGAGGTGAGCCCTGCAATGACTGCTATATCTGCCAGTCCATCACAGACGGGATCCTTGAGGATGTCATTGAGATTGACGCCGCATCCAACAACGGTGTCGATGAAATTCGCGATATCCGAGACAAGTCCACCTATGCTCCCAGCATGGCTAAGCACAAGGTCTATATCATCGACGAGGTTCACATGCTCTCGACGGGGGCCTTCAATGCTCTCTTGAAAACCTTGGAAGAGCCAACGGAAAATGTAGTTTTTATCCTTGCTACGACTGAGTTGCACAAGATTCCTGCGACCATTTTGTCACGCTTGCAACGCTTTGAATTTAAGGCGATTAAGACCAAGGCAATCGAGGAGCATTTGGCAACTGTCCTAGCGGCAGAAGGTCTAGCCTTTGAAGATGAGGCACTTTCTCTCGTCGCAAGACGTGCCGAAGGCGGGATGCGCGATGCTCTGTCTATCTTAGATCAAGCCCTCAGCTTAGCCCAAGGGCAACCGCTTAGTGTCGCTATTGCTGAGGAGATGACAGGCTCCATCAGCCTTGCTGCTCTCGATCAGTATGTCGCTGCTCTCCTTCAGTACGAAGCTAATCAGGCACTGGAGCAGCTCAATCTCATCTTTGATAATGGGAAAAATATGGCTCGCTTTGTGACCGACCTCCTCCAATACCTGAGAGACTTGCTAATCGTGCAGACAGGTGGGGAAAATACGCATACCAGTGACATCTTTCAGGAAAATCTCTCAGCTCCCAAGGAGCGGATTTTTAGCATGATTGACCAAGCGACGGATAGTCTAGGAGAGATTAAAACGAGTCTCCAGCCCAAGATTTACACCGAAATGATGACCATCAAGCTGGCTAGTAAGAAAGAAGCCTCTACTCATTCGGACGACTTGGCAGATGAAATCCTGCAACTGAAAAAAGAGATAGCAGTCCTCAAGGAGGAGTTAGCTCAGCTTGGGACAGCACCAATTGCCAAAAAAACAGCCACCACTCCAGCCACTACCAAGTCCAGCAAGGGCTACCGTGTCGACCGCTCCAAGGTCTATGCTATCTTACAGGAAGCCGTGGAAAATCCAGACCTAGCACGGAAAAATCTCATCCGTCTCCAAGAGTCTTGGGGTGAGATTATCGAGAGTTTAGCAGGACCAGACAAGGCTCTGCTCATCGGCTCTCAGCCCGTAGCAGCCAATGAACGCCATGCCATCCTTGCCTTTGAGTCCGCCTTTCATGCAGAACAAACCATGAAACGCGACAATCTCAATACTATGTTTGGCAATCTCCTCAGTAGAGCAGCGGGCTTTTCGCCAGATATTTTAGCCCTTTCTATGGAGGATTGGACCCAGATTCGGGCGGAATTTTCTGCTAAAGCCAGAAGCCAGAAGCAAGGAGAGCAGGAGCCAGAAGCAAGGGAAGAAAGCCTGATTCCAGATGGATTTGAATTTCTCGCGGATACCATCACTGTCCAAGAGGACTGA